One Coffea arabica cultivar ET-39 chromosome 5e, Coffea Arabica ET-39 HiFi, whole genome shotgun sequence DNA segment encodes these proteins:
- the LOC140006391 gene encoding LOW QUALITY PROTEIN: ATP synthase subunit a (The sequence of the model RefSeq protein was modified relative to this genomic sequence to represent the inferred CDS: substituted 1 base at 1 genomic stop codon), which yields MKXKVILTITPNSPLEQFTILPLIPMKIGNLYFSFTNSSLFMLLTLSLVLLLLHFVTKRGGGNSVPNAWQSLVEFIYDFVLNPVNEQIGGLSGNVKQKFSPRISVTLTFSLFRNLQGMIPYSFTVTSHFLITLGLSFSIFIGITIVGFQRNGLHFLSFFLPAGVPLPLAPLLVLLELISHCFRALSSGIRLFANMMAGHSSVKILSGSAWTMLCMNDLFYFIGDPGPLFIVLALTGLELGVAISQAHVSTILICIYLNDATNLHQSAYLFIIEQKRV from the coding sequence ATGAAATGAAAAGTGATTCTTACGATTACGCCCAACAGCCCACTTGAGCAATTTACCATTCTCCCATTGATTCCTATGAAAATAGGAAACTTGTATTTCTCATTCACAAATTCATCTTTGTTTATGCTACTCACCCTCAGTTTGGTCCTACTTTTGCTTCATTTTGTTACTAAAAGGGGAGGAGGAAACTCAGTACCAAATGCTTGGCAATCCTTGGTGGAGTTTATTTATGATTTCGTGCTGAACCCGGTAAACGAACAAATAGGTGGTCTTTCCGGAAATGTTAAACAAAAGTTTTCCCCTCGCATCTCGGTCACTTTGACTTTTTCGTTATTTCGTAATCTCCAGGGTATGATACCTTATAGCTTCACAGTTACAAGTCATTTTCTCATTACTTTGGGTctctcattttccatttttattggCATTACTATAGTGGGATTTCaaagaaatgggcttcattttTTAAGCTTTTTCTTACCCGCAGGAGTCCCACTGCCGTTAGCACCCCTTTTAGTACTCCTTGAGCTAATCTCTCATTGTTTTCGCGCATTAAGCTCAGGAATACGTTTATTTGCTAATATGATGGCCGGTCATAGTTCAGTAAAGATTTTAAGTGGGTCCGCTTGGACTATGCTATGTATGAATGATCTTTTCTATTTCATAGGAGATCCTGGTCCTTTATTTATAGTTCTTGCATTAACCGGTCTGGAATTAGGTGTAGCTATATCACAAGCTCATGTTTCTACGATCTTAATCTGTATTTACTTGAATGATGCTACAAATCTCCATCAAAGtgcttatttatttataattgaACAAAAGCGAGTCTGA